cattaatgtaattgtgtggttatttacatggccatcattaatgtaattgtgtggttatttacatggccatcattaatgtaattgtgtggttatttacatggccatcattaatgtaattatgtggttatttacatggccatcattaatgtaattgtgtggttatttacatggccatcattaatgtaattgtgtggttatttacatggccatcattaatgtaattgtgtggttatttacatggccatcattaatgtaattgtgtggttatttacatggccatcattaatgtaattgtgtggttatttacatggccatcattaatgtaattatgtggttatttacatggccatcattaatgtaattgtgtggttatttacatggccatcattaatgtaattgtgtggttatttacatggccatcattaatgtaattatgtggttatttacatggccatcattaatgtaattgtgtggttatttacatggccatcattaaCGTCATCATCTTGTGGTACGgacaggtggatgatgatgaagacgaccacgaccttcctcctgctgctggtggtgaccttGGTGGCCGGCCAGAAGAGCCTGGTGGACTTCACCAAGGAGGAGCTGCAGCAGAACATCAACGACGACACCTTCATGCCGGAGCTGGTCAGCTGCGTCCGCTGCGAGATCGCCGACTGTCGCCCGCTCAGCTTGGCCATCATGAGTAAGTGGCACGCGCAtgcgcccttcctcctcctcctcctcctcctcctcctcctcctccgccctcctcccttcccagtcCATTGGTTGACGATCCCATATCCCATCCTGAGCGACTCCCCTTGACACCCCGTTTCCTCCCCTGACGTAAAAGCctatatgaaatgtatatatatatatatatatatatatatatatatatatatatatatatatatatatatatatgtatatataaggggagagagcagaggaaggggccaagtgaggatattccatcaaaggctcagtcctctgttcttaacgctacctcgcttacgcgggaaatggcgaatagtatggaaaatatatatttctatttgatttattttgctttgtcgctgtttcccgcgttagcgacgtagcgcaaggaaacagacgaaagaaatggcccaacccacccacatacatatgtatatacatacacgtccacacacgcaaatatacatacctatacatttcaacgtatacatatatatacacacacagacatatacatatatacacatgtacataattcatactgtctgcctttatttattcccatcgccacctcgccacacatggaataccatccccctcccccctcatgtgtgcgaggtagcgctaggaaaagacaacaaaggccccattcgttcacactcagtctctagctgtcatgtaataatgcaccgaaaccacagctccctttccacatccaggccccacagaactttctatatgaccaaaccatttcaaaacaccctcttctgctctctcaaccacgctctttttatttccacacatctctcttacccttacgttacttactcgatcaaaccacctcacaccacacattgtcctcaaacatctcatttccagcacatccatcctcctgcgcacaactctatccatagcccacgcctcgcaaccgtataacattgttggaaccactattccttcaaacatacccatttttgctttccgagataatgttctcgacttccacacattcttcaacgctcccagaactttcgccccttcccccaccctatgattcacttccgcttccatggttccatccgctgccagatccactcccagatatctaaaacactttacatcctccagtttttctccattcaaacttacctcccaattgacttgaccctcaaccctactgtacctaataaccttgctctcattcacatttactctcagctttcttctttcacacactttaccaaactcggtcaccagcttctgcagtttctcacatgaatcagccaccagcgctgtatcatcagctaacaacaactgactcacttcccaagctctctcatccacaacagattgcatacttgcccctctttccaaagctcttgcatacacctccctaacaaccccatccatccatatatatatatgtgtgtgtgtgtgtgtgtttgtgtatgtgtctgtttgcatatatgtgtgtgtgtgtgtcttatataAAAACGTACATGTCTGTCGTGTGTATTACTACACAGGCGGAGGGACAACAATGGCCACAAGGTAATTTAACCCCCTTCCGTCTCCTTTTATTTCTAGGGGATATGCACCTTGTTGTAGAGGGTTGCCTCACGTGCTCGGACCAGCAGAAGCAGTTGGTGAACAACTTCTTGCCCGTTGTCGAATCGAAATACCCAAATGAATACGATTTCCTTCGAACTACATTGACGAGCTCGGTGTCGTGTTAACGACTCAGCAAAAactccaaccaccacacaccgtcttgcttgccctcctcctcctcccccagcagggaaGGACCTTGCTCACGTGGTCatgcacctcctcccccagcagggaaGGACCTTGCTCACGTCGTGATGGTCAATTCCTGTCTATTATATTCATATCATAGTCGCACATCACTACACTTGCCTCTATTTATTTCTATATCATCTTTCCCCCgcctcctgtctttctttcttcctttctttccaattcttctttttctataatgtttatatatatatatatatatatatatatatatatatatatatatatatatatatatatatatatatatatatagatttggtTGTGGAATTTGATGTATTATAACAAAGGTGTCAGTGTGTTTGTAAGACACGATTTGTGATGTTCTAAGTTTGATATATGATGTATAGGCCGGAAAAtgtctgaaatgtatatgtatatgtatatatatatatatatatattgtcagcttAATTATACTTGCCTTTTATTCCCTACACCACATGTTTGCCtccaagagtacgacccttgggtacgacatgacggtacgacccttgagcacgacagtacgaccctttgagtatcatggtacgacccttgagcacgacagtacgacccttcgagtATCATGGTACGACAtatgggcacgacagtacgaccctttaagcacgacagtacgacccttgagcacccttgacatttttttttttttttttttttttttttttgctttgtcgctgtctcccgcgtttgcgaggtagcgcaaggaaacagacgaaagaaatggcccaacccacccccatacacatgtatatacatacgtccacacacgcaaatatacatacctacacagctttccatggtttaccccagacgcttcacatgccctgattcaatccactgacagcacgtcaaccccggtataccacatcgctccaattcactctattccttgccctcctttcaccctcctgcgtgttcaggccccgatcacacaaaatctttttcactccatctttccacctccaatttggtctccctcttctcctcgttccctccacctccgacacatatatcctcttggtcaatctttcctcactcattctctccatgtgaccaaaccatttcaaaacaccctcttctgctctctcaaccacgctctttttatttccacacatctctcttacccttacattacttactcgatcaaaccacctcacaccacacattgtcctcaaacatctcatttccagcacatccatcctcctgcgcacaactctatccatagcccacgcctcgcaaccatacaacattgttggaaccactattccttcaaacatacccatttttgctttccgagataatgttctcgacttccacacattcttcaaggctcccagaattttcgccttgACATGTAAGGCATAATTAACATCAGGAGACACTGTTGTATCAAAATGTATAATTACTGTTGTATGATACATCAGGAGACACTGCCGTATCGGAATGTATAATTACTGTTGTATGATACATCAGGAGACACTGTTGTATCAAAATGTATAATTACTGTTGTATGATACATCAGGAGACACTGTCGTATCGGAATGTATAATTACTGTTGTATGATACATCAGGAGACACTGTTGTATTGGATGTATAATTACTGTTGTATGATACATCCTATGCATAATACGGCTGTGATGTATGTCTACCACCATCTGTCTTGTACCTGTCCCacatgtgggacgatggtggatactgctgggacatgtgggacgagggtggatactgctgggacatgtgggacgatggtggatattgctgggacatgtgggacgatgatggatactgctgggacatgtgggacgatggtggatactgctgggacatgtgggacgatgatggatactgctgggacatgtgggacgatggtggatactgctgggacatgtgggacgatgatggatactgctgggacatgtgggacgatgatggatactgctgggacatgtgggacgatggtggatactgctgggacatgtgggacgatgatggatactgctgggacatgtgggacgatgatggatactgctgggacatgtgggacgatggtggatactgctgggacatgtgggacgatgatggatactgctgggacatgtgggacgatgatggatactgctgggacatgtgggacgatgatggatactgctgggacatgtgggacgatggtggatactgctgggacatgtgggacgatgatggatactgctgggacatgtgggacgatgatggatactgctgggacatgtgggacgatgatggatactgctgggacatgtgggacgatgatggatactgctgggacatgtgggacgatgatggatactgctgggacatgtgggacggtggtggatactgctgggacatgtgggacgatgatggatactgctgggacatgtgggacgatggtggatactgctgggacatgtgggacgatgatggatactgctgggacatgtgggacgatgatggtggatactgctgggacatgtgggacgatggtggatactgctgggacatgtgggacgatgatggatactgctgggacatgtgggacgatgatggatactgctgggacatgtgggacgatgatggatactgctgggacatgtgggacgatgatggtggatactgctgggacatgtgggacgatggtggatactgctgggacatgtgggacgatgatggatactgctgggacatgtgggacgatggtggatactgctgggacatgtgggacgatgatggatactgctgggacatgtgggacgagggtggatactgctgggacatgtgggacgatgatggatactgctgggactgtgggacgatgatggatactgctgggacatgtgggacgatgatggatactgctgggacatgtgggacgatggtggatactgctgggacatgtgggacgatggtggatactgctgggacatgtgggacgatgatggatactgctgggacatgtgggacgatggtggatactgctgggacatgtgggacgatgatggatactgctgggacatgtggacgatgatggatactgctgggacatgtgggacgatggtggatactgctgggacatgtgggacgatgatggatactgctgggacatgtgggacgatgatggatactgctgggacatgtgggacgatgatggatactgctgggacatgtgggacgatggtggatactgctgggacatgtgggacgatgatggatactgctgggacatgtgggacgatgatggatactgctgggacatgtgggacgatgatggatactgctgggacatgtgggacgatgatggatactgctgggacatgtgggacgatgatggatactgctgggacatgtgggacgatgatggatactgctgggacatgtgggacgatggtggatactgctgggacatgtgggacgatgatggatactgctgggacatgtgggacgatggtggatactgctgggacatgtgggacgatgatggatactgctgggacatgtgggacgatgatggatactgctgggacatgtgggacgatgatggatactgctgggacatgtgggacgatgatggatactgctgggacatgtgggacgatgatggatactgctgggacatgtgggacgatgatggatactgctgggacatgtgggacgatgatggatactgctgggacatgtgggacgatgatggatactgctgggacatgtgggacgatgatggatactgctgggacatgtgggacgatgatggatactgacatgtgggacgatggtggatactgctgggacatgtgggacgatggtggatactgctgggacatgtgggacgatgatggatactgctagggacatgtgggacgatgatggatactgctgggacatgtgggacgatgatggatactgctgggacatgtgggacgagggtggatatgctgggacatgtgggac
This genomic interval from Panulirus ornatus isolate Po-2019 chromosome 40, ASM3632096v1, whole genome shotgun sequence contains the following:
- the LOC139761364 gene encoding uncharacterized protein, with the translated sequence MWMMMKTTTTFLLLLVVTLVAGQKSLVDFTKEELQQNINDDTFMPELVSCVRCEIADCRPLSLAIMRDMHLVVEGCLTCSDQQKQLVNNFLPVVESKYPNEYDFLRTTLTSSVSC